One region of Cucurbita pepo subsp. pepo cultivar mu-cu-16 chromosome LG03, ASM280686v2, whole genome shotgun sequence genomic DNA includes:
- the LOC111789996 gene encoding histidine-containing phosphotransfer protein 1-like has product MEVGLMQRQRVQYVKGLLGEGTLDSQYLQLLQLQDESNPTFVSEVVTLFFEDTEELLNKLRIALLQPSVDFKKIDDHVHQLKGSSSSIGALRVKNACIDFRSACEQQSPEWCSRCLQQVEQAFYGVKDKLSYLYALEQRILNAGGSIPVDLGS; this is encoded by the exons ATGGAGGTGGGATTGATGCAGAGACAGCGGGTTCAGTATGTAAAAGGCCTACTCGGTGAG GGTACTCTGGATAGTCAGTATTTGCAGCTTTTGCAACTGCAAGATGAGAGTAATCCAACTTTCGTTTCTGAAGTGGTGACTCTTTTCTTTGAAGATACCGAGGAGCTTCTCAATAAACTCAGAATCGCACT ATTACAGCCATCTGTGGACTTCAAAAAGATTGATGATCATGTGCACCAGCTGAAGGGCAGCAGCTCCAG CATAGGTGCACTTAGAGTGAAGAATGCCTGCATTGACTTCCGTAGCGCCTGCGAGCAACAAAGTCCTGAATG GTGTTCAAGATGTCTCCAACAAGTAGAGCAAGCATTCTATGGTGTAAAAGATAAGCTCAGTTATCTATATGCT CTGGAGCAACGGATTTTGAATGCTGGTGGATCCATCCCCGTGGACTTGGGTTCCTAA
- the LOC111790012 gene encoding probable prolyl 4-hydroxylase 4, whose amino-acid sequence MEKFCSFNLLFFFSLSISLLLRLASSSYAGSASSIVNPAKVKQISWNPRAFVYEGFLTDLECDHLISIAKAELKRSAVADNLSGESKVSEIRTSSGAFIKKSKDPIVSGIEDKIAAWTFLPKENGEDIQVLRYEYGQKYDAHFDYFADEVNIARGGHRMATVLMYLSDVKKGGETVFPSAEESQRRQASETNEDLSDCAKKGIAVKPRKGDALLFFSLHPNAVPDTSSLHGGCPVIEGEKWSATKWIRVNPFDQIVGDYLNCSDENASCERWAELGECIDNPEYMVGSPEFPGYCRKSCKVCS is encoded by the exons ATGGAGAAATTTTGCAGTTTCAATCTgctgtttttcttctcattatCGATTTCGTTGCTTCTCCGGCTAGCTTCAAGCTCCTATGCAGGTTCCGCTAGCTCAATCGTCAATCCTGCTAAAGTAAAGCAGATTTCATGGAATCCTCG GGCGTTTGTGTATGAAGGTTTTCTCACGGACTTAGAATGCGATCATCTCATCTCGATT GCTAAAGCTGAGTTGAAGAGATCTGCTGTTGCGGATAATTTGTCAGGAGAGAGCAAGGTCAGCGAGATCCGAACTAGTTCTGGGGcgtttattaaaaaatccaAG GATCCTATTGTTTCTGGTATAGAAGACAAAATTGCAGCATGGACATTTCTGCCAAAAG AAAATGGAGAAGACATTCAAGTGTTGAGATATGAATATGGGCAGAAGTATGATGCACACTTCGATTACTTTGCCGACGAGGTTAATATTGCCCGTGGTGGACATCGAATGGCAACCGTTCTCATGTATCTTTCTGACGTAAAAAAAGGCGGTGAAACTGTGTTTCCTTCTGCAGAG GAATCTCAAAGACGTCAGGCTTCTGAAACAAACGAAGATCTCTCAGACTGTGCAAAGAAAGGGATAGCAG TGAAACCACGGAAAGGCGACGCTCTTCTGTTCTTCAGTCTTCATCCAAATGCTGTTCCAGACACGAGTAGTCTGCATGGAGGGTGCCCTGTGATTGAAGGCGAGAAATGGTCAGCAACAAAGTGGATTCGTGTCAATCCTTTCGACCAGATCGTGGGAGACTACCTGAATTGCAGTGATGAGAATGCAAGTTGTGAGAGATGGGCTGAGCTCGGCGAGTGCATAGATAACCCAGAGTATATGGTGGGATCTCCTGAGTTTCCTGGCTACTGCAGAAAAAGTTGCAAGGTGTGTTCATAA